One genomic region from Streptomyces sp. NBC_00457 encodes:
- a CDS encoding SDR family oxidoreductase → MTDPQHAQQNPATQHPRPEFPSQDQPHPGWTGPMDPPPDHGEESYQGTGRLEGRATVITGGDSGIGRAVALAFAREGADVLFTYLEEEADEARETSRLVEKAGPKAVAVSCDIREEDNCRALIERAVGEFGRIDVLVNNAAYQMSQPDGIEAIPTEQFDRVMRTNLYGMFWLTKFALPHIPEGGSVINSTSVQAYKPSPHLLDYAMTKAAIVAFTQGLAQMIVDRGIRVNAVAPGPVWTPLIPATMPDTAEFGRQSPLGRPAQPAELAPAYVYLASQEASFITAEILNATGGTPLP, encoded by the coding sequence GTGACCGATCCGCAGCACGCCCAGCAGAACCCGGCCACCCAGCACCCACGCCCCGAATTCCCCTCTCAGGACCAGCCGCACCCCGGATGGACCGGGCCGATGGACCCGCCGCCCGACCACGGCGAGGAGAGCTACCAAGGCACCGGCCGGCTGGAAGGCCGCGCAACCGTCATCACCGGCGGCGACTCCGGCATCGGGCGGGCCGTGGCCCTGGCCTTCGCCCGGGAGGGTGCCGACGTGCTCTTCACCTACCTCGAGGAGGAGGCGGACGAGGCCCGCGAAACGTCGCGTCTCGTGGAGAAGGCCGGCCCCAAGGCGGTCGCCGTCTCCTGCGACATCCGCGAGGAGGACAACTGCCGGGCCCTGATCGAGCGTGCCGTCGGGGAGTTCGGGCGCATCGACGTCCTGGTGAACAACGCCGCCTACCAGATGTCCCAGCCCGACGGCATCGAGGCGATCCCGACCGAGCAGTTCGACCGGGTGATGCGCACCAACCTCTACGGCATGTTCTGGCTGACGAAATTCGCCCTGCCGCACATTCCCGAGGGCGGCAGCGTCATCAACTCCACGTCGGTGCAGGCCTACAAGCCCAGCCCGCACCTGCTGGACTACGCGATGACGAAAGCCGCGATCGTGGCCTTCACCCAGGGGCTGGCCCAGATGATCGTCGACCGAGGTATCCGCGTCAACGCGGTCGCCCCGGGGCCGGTGTGGACGCCGTTGATCCCCGCGACGATGCCCGACACGGCCGAGTTCGGCAGGCAGAGCCCCCTGGGACGCCCGGCCCAACCCGCCGAACTGGCTCCCGCGTACGTCTACCTCGCCTCTCAGGAGGCCAGCTTCATCACCGCGGAGATCCTCAACGCGACAGGCGGGACGCCACTTCCGTAG
- a CDS encoding FAD-dependent oxidoreductase: MPILEPLRPARTVTLPPRAARHGGRTDVLVVGGGPAGTAAAYAAADAGAEVVLVERYGFLGGNATVALVMPLMSFHNEQKQAVFDERGGHGRRLLPTDHGEGEPVVAGFLWLLLDRLTARGGCIPPSPDTGYTVPFDPELYKLVLLDLLDEAGVRMLFHSFASAALPLDDGWRVVFETKSGPVVIDAGVVVDGTGDGDIAAACGAPYEIGRPEDGLVQPMTLMFRVVDFLQPRFAEYVSEHPDQWRGVHGLWDLVQEATEAGELRLPREDILFFGTPHPREVSVNSTRVTRALGTDVWDLSRAEYAARRQLEQIDRFLRGRVPGFKKAYVAQSGVQIGVRETRRILGEYHLTGHDILAARSFPDAVAHGAYPVDIHNPRGRGTVLKRVPRGSFYDIPLRCLLPRDTDRLLVAGRCISGSHVAHSSYRVMPIAMATGQAAGVCAALSVRLGRSPRDVPCHLVQRALKRQGAHLRLEPRDPVRR; encoded by the coding sequence ATGCCGATCCTGGAACCACTCCGACCCGCTCGGACCGTCACCCTTCCCCCGCGTGCGGCCCGCCACGGAGGCCGCACCGACGTCCTGGTCGTCGGCGGCGGCCCGGCCGGCACCGCCGCGGCCTACGCTGCGGCCGATGCCGGCGCCGAGGTCGTCCTCGTGGAGCGCTACGGCTTCCTCGGCGGCAACGCCACCGTGGCCTTGGTGATGCCGCTGATGTCGTTCCACAACGAGCAGAAACAGGCCGTGTTCGACGAGCGCGGCGGACACGGCCGCCGGCTGCTGCCCACCGACCACGGCGAGGGCGAGCCGGTGGTGGCCGGATTCCTATGGCTCCTGCTGGACCGGCTCACCGCACGCGGCGGCTGCATCCCGCCCTCCCCCGACACCGGCTACACGGTGCCGTTCGATCCGGAGCTCTACAAACTCGTCCTCCTCGACCTGCTCGACGAGGCGGGTGTGCGCATGCTGTTCCACTCCTTCGCCTCCGCCGCGCTGCCCCTCGACGACGGCTGGCGGGTGGTCTTCGAGACCAAGTCCGGGCCGGTCGTGATCGACGCCGGCGTCGTCGTCGACGGGACGGGGGACGGCGACATCGCCGCCGCGTGCGGAGCGCCGTACGAGATCGGCCGGCCGGAGGACGGGCTGGTGCAGCCGATGACGCTGATGTTCCGCGTCGTCGACTTCCTGCAGCCGCGTTTCGCCGAGTACGTCAGCGAGCACCCCGACCAGTGGCGGGGCGTGCACGGTCTGTGGGACCTCGTCCAGGAGGCCACCGAAGCGGGCGAACTGCGTCTGCCCCGCGAGGACATCCTGTTCTTCGGCACCCCGCATCCCCGCGAGGTGAGCGTCAACAGCACCCGGGTCACCCGGGCGCTCGGCACCGACGTGTGGGACCTCAGCCGGGCCGAGTACGCCGCACGCCGCCAGCTGGAACAGATCGACCGCTTCCTGCGCGGGCGCGTGCCGGGTTTCAAGAAGGCGTACGTGGCACAGAGCGGCGTCCAGATCGGAGTGCGGGAGACGCGGCGCATCCTCGGCGAGTACCACCTGACCGGACACGACATCCTCGCGGCGCGTTCCTTCCCCGACGCCGTGGCGCACGGCGCCTACCCCGTCGACATCCACAACCCCCGCGGCAGGGGCACCGTCCTCAAGCGCGTCCCCCGGGGCAGCTTCTACGACATCCCCCTGCGCTGTCTGCTGCCCCGCGACACCGACCGGCTGCTGGTCGCCGGACGCTGTATCTCCGGCTCGCACGTGGCTCACTCGTCGTACCGTGTCATGCCCATCGCGATGGCCACCGGCCAGGCGGCCGGTGTCTGCGCCGCGCTGTCCGTCCGTCTCGGCCGCAGTCCCCGCGACGTGCCGTGCCACCTCGTCCAGCGCGCGCTCAAGCGCCAGGGCGCCCATCTGCGGCTGGAGCCCCGGGACCCCGTGCGGCGCTGA
- a CDS encoding gas vesicle structural protein GvpA: protein MTVVPAQQAGGGGGSSSLYDVLELVLDRGLVIDAFIRVSLVGIEILKIDIRVVVASVDTYLRFAEACNRLDLEAGPRKSPGLPDMVGEITESGAHGKSKGALSGAAETISDAFRQARDEGSSKEREQEPRPRTRKSTAARRREREEEE from the coding sequence ATGACCGTTGTCCCGGCACAACAAGCCGGCGGAGGAGGAGGCAGCAGCAGCCTCTACGACGTACTGGAACTCGTCCTCGACCGGGGACTCGTCATCGACGCGTTCATACGTGTCTCGCTGGTCGGCATCGAGATCCTCAAGATCGACATACGGGTCGTCGTGGCCAGCGTCGACACCTATCTCCGCTTCGCCGAGGCGTGCAACCGCCTCGACCTGGAGGCGGGCCCCCGCAAGAGCCCCGGCCTGCCCGACATGGTCGGCGAGATCACCGAATCCGGCGCCCACGGCAAGTCCAAGGGCGCGCTGTCCGGTGCCGCGGAGACGATCTCCGACGCCTTCCGGCAGGCCCGTGACGAGGGCTCCTCGAAGGAGAGGGAGCAGGAGCCCCGGCCGCGGACGCGCAAGAGCACAGCCGCGCGTCGCAGGGAGAGGGAGGAAGAGGAGTGA
- a CDS encoding SRPBCC family protein yields the protein MTPNPASTATDTAGKATSTTPLSGLAQSEAADRLKAEVQEYVSAQAERLLVGVGRKLGETTAKLNDIAEGNSPGFAKLALDGGRKVTEGKGPLRSALELGVSGAKDNVVGALKDLGGGKGKRKGGAGNKPTVIIEQVDVGVPVRTAYDQWTQYQEFSTFAKGVQSASRADDTQSDWQLKVFWSNRSWKAKTTEQVPDDRIIWSSEGAKGTTKGVVSFHRLADNLTRVLLVIEYYPKGLFEKTGNLWRAQGRRARLDLKNYARYISLKGEASDGWRGEISDGEVLRSHEEAIAEEENEDEYEEVEESAKDDEQPEAEDEAEDDYEEEPEDEYEEDEPEDEKAYEDEEEYAEGGSRR from the coding sequence ATGACTCCGAACCCGGCATCCACGGCCACTGACACAGCCGGCAAGGCCACCAGTACGACTCCGCTGTCCGGTCTCGCCCAGAGCGAGGCCGCCGACCGGCTCAAGGCGGAGGTGCAGGAGTACGTCTCCGCGCAGGCCGAGCGCCTGCTCGTCGGCGTCGGCCGCAAGCTCGGCGAGACCACCGCCAAGCTCAACGACATCGCGGAGGGCAACAGCCCCGGCTTCGCCAAGCTCGCACTGGACGGTGGCCGCAAGGTCACCGAGGGCAAGGGCCCGTTGCGCTCCGCCCTGGAACTGGGCGTCTCCGGGGCGAAGGACAACGTCGTCGGCGCGCTGAAGGACCTCGGCGGCGGCAAGGGCAAGCGCAAGGGCGGCGCGGGCAACAAGCCGACCGTCATCATCGAGCAGGTCGACGTCGGCGTGCCGGTGCGCACCGCCTACGACCAGTGGACGCAGTACCAGGAGTTCAGCACCTTCGCCAAGGGTGTCCAGAGCGCGAGCCGCGCGGACGACACCCAGTCGGACTGGCAACTGAAGGTCTTCTGGTCCAACCGCAGCTGGAAGGCGAAGACCACCGAACAGGTCCCGGACGACCGGATCATCTGGTCGTCGGAGGGCGCCAAGGGCACGACGAAGGGCGTCGTGTCCTTCCACCGCCTCGCGGACAACCTCACGCGCGTCCTGCTGGTGATCGAGTACTACCCCAAGGGCCTCTTCGAGAAGACCGGCAACCTCTGGCGTGCCCAGGGCCGCCGGGCCCGGCTCGACCTCAAGAACTACGCCCGCTACATCTCCCTCAAGGGCGAGGCCTCCGACGGCTGGCGCGGCGAGATCAGCGACGGCGAGGTCCTCCGCAGCCACGAGGAGGCAATCGCGGAGGAGGAGAACGAGGACGAGTACGAAGAAGTCGAGGAGAGCGCGAAGGACGACGAGCAGCCCGAGGCGGAGGACGAGGCGGAGGACGACTACGAAGAGGAGCCCGAGGACGAGTACGAGGAGGATGAGCCCGAGGACGAGAAGGCGTACGAAGACGAAGAGGAGTACGCCGAGGGCGGGAGCCGGCGATGA
- a CDS encoding sigma-70 family RNA polymerase sigma factor — protein sequence MPPLTQTPAMEPRVSRRASTRTARSRGRVPEPDEEPDLLGQYLAQIAATPLLTAEDEVRLAQRIEAGVRAAEELREADAGERDLAPELRRELDAVARDGKAAKDHMIRANLRLVVAMAKRHAHRGVPLLDVIQEGNLGLIRAVEKFDHTKGFKFSTYATWWIRQAIERGLAQHARTVRLPMHVVEELRKLGKIERRLQLDLGREPTAEEVARESGFAESRVDWLRRVGRHAVSLDTPVDETGETVIGDLIPDTEVLQAADIAEYQALAQDLRRAIGTLAPREAMILSLRYGLHDGEQRTLEQVARHVGLTRERVRQLEKQSLARLRAPETGQRLLTWAS from the coding sequence ATGCCTCCCCTGACACAGACTCCCGCGATGGAACCCCGAGTGAGCCGCCGCGCCTCCACACGCACCGCACGCTCGCGCGGCCGGGTCCCCGAACCCGACGAGGAACCGGATCTGCTCGGCCAGTACCTGGCCCAGATCGCGGCGACCCCACTGCTCACCGCGGAGGACGAGGTACGGCTGGCCCAGCGCATCGAGGCGGGAGTGCGGGCCGCCGAGGAGCTGCGGGAGGCCGACGCCGGCGAGCGCGATCTGGCGCCGGAGCTGCGCCGGGAACTCGACGCTGTCGCCCGCGACGGCAAGGCCGCCAAGGACCACATGATCCGGGCCAACCTCCGGCTCGTGGTGGCGATGGCCAAGCGGCACGCCCACCGGGGTGTGCCCCTGCTCGACGTCATCCAGGAGGGCAACCTGGGGCTGATCCGGGCGGTGGAGAAGTTCGACCACACCAAGGGCTTCAAGTTCTCCACGTACGCGACCTGGTGGATCCGCCAGGCGATCGAGCGGGGCCTCGCCCAGCACGCCCGGACCGTACGGCTGCCGATGCACGTGGTGGAGGAGCTGCGGAAGCTCGGCAAGATCGAACGGCGCCTGCAGCTCGACCTGGGCCGTGAGCCCACCGCCGAGGAGGTCGCCCGGGAGAGCGGCTTCGCTGAGTCCCGGGTCGACTGGCTGCGCCGCGTCGGGCGGCACGCGGTCAGCCTGGACACGCCGGTCGACGAAACCGGTGAGACGGTGATCGGCGACCTCATCCCCGACACCGAGGTGCTGCAGGCCGCGGACATCGCCGAGTACCAGGCTCTGGCGCAGGACCTGCGGAGGGCCATCGGCACCCTCGCGCCCCGCGAGGCCATGATCCTCAGCCTCCGCTACGGCCTGCACGACGGAGAGCAGCGCACCCTCGAACAGGTCGCACGGCACGTGGGCCTCACCCGCGAGCGCGTACGCCAGCTGGAGAAGCAGTCCCTGGCGAGGCTACGGGCCCCCGAGACGGGACAGCGCCTGCTGACGTGGGCGAGCTGA
- a CDS encoding GvpL/GvpF family gas vesicle protein: protein MSTYVYGITTRSHPALPEGLDGVGDPPRPVRVLKEGELAAVVSDAPEDLRPKRRELLAHQNVLAETGATGCVLPMRFGSVAPDDSKVTEILAERASHYEERLRALDGKVEYNLKASHVEEEVLRQVLADDPELRALADANRQAGGGSHEQRLRLGEMIAAAVQAREVQDAAAVQEALAPLAAATSPGPGSTGWLANISFLVERDSAAGFLEKVEELRAAGPHLEMSVNGPLPPYSFVEPGPDGPAGTDG from the coding sequence GTGAGCACCTACGTCTACGGCATCACCACGCGGTCGCACCCCGCCCTCCCCGAGGGCCTGGACGGCGTGGGCGATCCGCCGCGGCCGGTGCGCGTGCTCAAGGAGGGTGAACTCGCTGCGGTCGTCAGCGACGCACCGGAGGACCTGCGCCCCAAGCGGCGCGAGCTCCTCGCCCACCAGAACGTGCTCGCCGAGACCGGCGCCACCGGCTGTGTGCTGCCCATGCGGTTCGGCAGTGTGGCCCCCGACGACAGCAAGGTCACCGAGATCCTCGCCGAGCGCGCGAGCCACTACGAGGAGCGGCTCAGGGCACTCGACGGCAAGGTCGAGTACAACCTCAAGGCCTCCCACGTGGAGGAGGAGGTACTGCGCCAGGTGCTGGCCGACGACCCCGAGCTGCGGGCTCTCGCCGACGCCAACCGGCAGGCCGGCGGAGGCAGCCACGAGCAGCGGCTCCGGCTCGGCGAGATGATCGCCGCCGCCGTACAGGCACGGGAGGTCCAGGACGCGGCAGCCGTGCAGGAAGCCCTCGCGCCCCTCGCCGCGGCGACCAGTCCCGGCCCCGGATCGACCGGATGGCTGGCCAACATCTCCTTCCTGGTGGAACGGGACTCGGCCGCCGGCTTCCTGGAGAAGGTGGAGGAGTTGCGCGCGGCCGGCCCGCACCTCGAAATGAGCGTCAACGGACCACTGCCTCCGTACAGCTTCGTCGAGCCGGGTCCGGACGGACCCGCCGGCACCGACGGTTAG
- the gvpO gene encoding gas vesicle protein GvpO — translation MTDDDRPTPAEVLRQARDQLGDMTGMTAETVSSFEKTDGGWSLAIEVLELARVPETMSLMASYQVDLDEQGQLTGYRRVRRYERGRSDSDRSGGR, via the coding sequence ATGACGGACGACGACCGGCCCACGCCGGCAGAGGTCCTGCGCCAGGCGCGCGACCAACTCGGCGACATGACCGGCATGACTGCGGAGACCGTCTCGTCCTTCGAGAAGACGGACGGCGGCTGGTCCCTGGCGATCGAGGTCCTCGAACTCGCCCGGGTCCCGGAGACGATGAGCCTCATGGCGAGCTATCAGGTCGACCTCGATGAACAGGGACAGCTCACCGGATACCGGCGCGTCCGCCGCTACGAGCGGGGGCGGTCCGACTCGGACCGCTCCGGCGGCCGGTAG
- a CDS encoding gas vesicle protein GvpG yields the protein MGLISEVLLLPFAPVRGSVWVIEQVVREAERIYYDPATIQAELARLEKLLEAGEITEEEFDRLEDELLDRLETATHRSFGTDDRTTP from the coding sequence GTGGGACTGATCTCGGAAGTGCTTCTCCTGCCGTTCGCCCCCGTGCGCGGCAGCGTGTGGGTCATCGAACAGGTGGTGCGGGAAGCCGAGCGCATCTACTACGACCCCGCGACGATCCAGGCCGAACTCGCGCGCCTGGAGAAGCTGCTGGAGGCCGGCGAGATCACCGAGGAGGAGTTCGACCGGCTGGAGGACGAACTTCTCGACCGGCTGGAGACGGCCACACACCGAAGCTTCGGAACCGACGACAGGACGACACCATGA
- a CDS encoding DUF6479 family protein has protein sequence MNAIAYAIPDQAAASNPAGLIAVLIGGLLVAGALVWAVRLGIKVRRREPGPPGPHEQPSVPSTGPVRETREVREENEVPQAGDRTERLTPHGLQPSGSKRSETQKRRRWNPGSSGGFGSGGPGRT, from the coding sequence ATGAACGCCATCGCATACGCCATCCCAGACCAAGCGGCCGCTTCGAATCCGGCCGGCCTGATCGCCGTCCTCATCGGTGGCCTCCTCGTCGCCGGCGCCCTGGTGTGGGCCGTACGGCTCGGCATCAAGGTACGGCGCCGCGAACCGGGCCCTCCGGGGCCTCATGAGCAGCCCTCGGTGCCGAGCACCGGACCGGTCCGCGAGACCCGGGAGGTGCGGGAGGAGAACGAGGTCCCCCAGGCAGGGGACAGGACCGAGCGGCTCACCCCGCACGGGCTCCAGCCGTCCGGCAGCAAACGCAGCGAGACTCAGAAACGCCGCCGGTGGAATCCGGGCTCCAGCGGCGGGTTCGGCAGCGGAGGCCCGGGCAGGACGTAA
- a CDS encoding GvpL/GvpF family gas vesicle protein — protein sequence MTELRYVYAICEPLGAPLPAGLTGVAGDRPHMFPHLGLVAVVGHVPERDFAEQPLRAHLEDLDWLTETARAHERVIHALMALTTPLPLRLATVFHDDTGVRVMMEEQEAHFRDTLDRLRGHVEWGVKVYAEPDAEPAEGDGPPSRPASGRDYLRQRRRSVMAREDTWQRAERFADRLHTALSAHAERTRLHPPQNPALSSASGQNVLNAAYLVPRPASEEFMDVLDRTKTGESGIRIELTGPWAAYSFVDVVEGSGAEAAST from the coding sequence ATGACCGAGCTGCGGTATGTCTACGCGATCTGCGAGCCGCTCGGCGCCCCCCTCCCCGCCGGACTCACCGGCGTCGCGGGCGACCGGCCGCACATGTTCCCGCACCTCGGCCTGGTCGCCGTGGTCGGCCATGTGCCCGAACGGGACTTCGCCGAGCAGCCGCTCCGCGCCCACCTGGAGGACCTCGACTGGCTCACCGAGACCGCCCGAGCCCATGAGCGGGTGATCCACGCGCTCATGGCCCTCACCACCCCGCTGCCGCTGCGCCTCGCCACCGTCTTCCATGACGACACGGGTGTACGCGTGATGATGGAGGAGCAGGAGGCGCACTTCCGGGACACCCTCGACCGGCTTCGGGGCCACGTCGAATGGGGTGTGAAGGTCTACGCCGAACCCGACGCTGAGCCGGCGGAGGGCGACGGCCCTCCGAGCAGGCCGGCCTCGGGCCGCGACTACCTGCGGCAGCGGCGCCGATCGGTCATGGCCCGCGAGGACACCTGGCAGCGGGCCGAACGGTTCGCCGACCGGCTGCACACCGCGCTCTCCGCACACGCGGAGCGCACCCGGCTGCATCCGCCGCAGAACCCGGCCCTGTCCTCGGCCTCGGGCCAGAACGTGCTCAACGCCGCGTATCTGGTGCCCCGTCCCGCCTCCGAGGAGTTCATGGACGTCCTGGACCGCACCAAGACCGGGGAGAGCGGAATCCGGATCGAGCTGACCGGGCCGTGGGCGGCCTACTCCTTCGTCGACGTCGTCGAGGGCAGCGGTGCGGAGGCGGCGAGCACATGA
- a CDS encoding DNA primase, translating to MNRTLIGLAVGAGYVLGRTKKLKLAMAAGTLIAGKRLTPGPGAVVDLVSRQLKDNPQFKQIGDELRQDLSGVGKAASGALVERQMNALADRLHGRTADVRDQLAGVVGTGHDEDESDEDESQDEETSRESTARKAPAKKSASRNASKTARNAARKAPARKTATKKTSGARKTAARTASRATEGKGGGER from the coding sequence ATGAACCGGACACTCATCGGCCTCGCGGTCGGGGCCGGGTACGTCCTCGGGCGCACCAAGAAGCTCAAACTGGCGATGGCCGCGGGCACGTTGATCGCGGGCAAGCGACTGACGCCGGGCCCCGGCGCCGTGGTGGACCTGGTCTCGCGGCAGCTCAAGGACAACCCGCAGTTCAAGCAGATCGGCGACGAACTCCGCCAGGACCTGAGCGGCGTCGGCAAGGCCGCCTCGGGCGCGCTGGTCGAGCGGCAGATGAACGCGCTCGCCGACCGTCTGCACGGCCGTACCGCCGATGTCCGCGATCAGCTCGCGGGTGTCGTGGGGACCGGCCACGACGAGGACGAGAGCGACGAGGACGAGAGCCAGGACGAGGAGACGTCACGCGAGAGCACCGCCAGGAAGGCGCCGGCGAAGAAGAGTGCCTCCAGGAACGCCTCCAAGACCGCCAGGAACGCCGCGCGCAAGGCGCCCGCCCGGAAGACGGCCACGAAGAAGACCTCGGGCGCCCGGAAGACGGCCGCCAGGACCGCCTCGCGGGCCACGGAAGGGAAAGGAGGCGGCGAGCGATGA
- a CDS encoding gas vesicle protein has translation MTTPSRLPQPYGHDGSSNLADILERVLDKGIVIAGDIRINLLDIELLTVKLRLIVASVDKAKEMGIDWWEDDPALSSRARRNELARENAELRERLARLEELEAAPPTARAERTREDGGGDAG, from the coding sequence ATGACCACGCCGAGCCGGCTCCCGCAGCCCTACGGACACGACGGCAGCAGCAATCTCGCCGACATCCTGGAACGTGTCCTCGACAAGGGCATCGTGATCGCCGGTGACATCAGGATCAACCTGCTCGACATCGAACTGCTCACCGTCAAGCTCCGCCTCATCGTCGCCTCCGTCGACAAGGCCAAGGAGATGGGCATCGACTGGTGGGAGGACGACCCGGCCCTCTCCTCCCGCGCCCGCCGCAACGAACTCGCGCGCGAGAACGCCGAGTTGCGTGAACGGCTGGCGCGGCTGGAGGAGCTGGAGGCGGCGCCTCCCACCGCCCGGGCCGAGCGCACCCGCGAGGACGGAGGAGGGGACGCGGGATGA
- a CDS encoding gas vesicle protein, whose protein sequence is MTVVEGREVALVDLLDRLLAGGVVITGDITLRIADVDLVRIDLNALISSVNRQVPSPWGDSP, encoded by the coding sequence ATGACCGTCGTGGAGGGCCGTGAGGTGGCCCTCGTGGACCTGCTCGACCGGCTGCTCGCCGGCGGGGTGGTCATCACGGGGGACATCACTCTGCGCATCGCGGACGTCGACCTCGTCCGTATCGACCTCAACGCCCTTATCAGCTCAGTGAACCGACAAGTGCCGTCCCCCTGGGGTGACTCGCCGTGA
- a CDS encoding gas vesicle protein K: MTERRNRLDLEPDTVERDLVKLVLTVVELLRQLMERQALRRFDQGDLSEDQEERIGLTLMLLEERMTELRERYGLRAEDLNLDLGPLGPLLPRE; this comes from the coding sequence GTGACCGAGCGCCGTAACCGACTCGACCTCGAGCCCGACACCGTCGAACGCGACCTGGTGAAACTCGTCCTCACCGTGGTCGAGTTGCTGCGCCAGCTGATGGAGCGCCAGGCCCTGCGCCGCTTCGACCAGGGTGATCTCAGCGAGGACCAGGAGGAACGCATCGGGCTCACGCTGATGTTGCTCGAGGAGCGCATGACCGAGCTGCGCGAGCGCTACGGGCTGCGCGCCGAGGACCTCAACCTGGACCTCGGGCCACTGGGGCCGCTGCTTCCTCGAGAGTGA
- a CDS encoding DUF5709 domain-containing protein, which produces MPDEQREYDDESMGDEVYQPDDSEVQDDAALMDPEDTLDDRGIAPAIDEGYSPPERPLAVQRRGTTAAEQRERDPLDERLRAERPDTEPPPGDEIGDVPDGEGEPVDAEAGDRRAGRLTAAGGEAERQDDTVAEDAGIAGGAASSEEAAMHVVDNPGESDDEGSRTA; this is translated from the coding sequence ATGCCCGACGAACAGCGTGAGTACGACGACGAGTCCATGGGCGACGAGGTGTACCAGCCCGACGATTCGGAGGTCCAGGACGATGCCGCGCTCATGGACCCGGAGGACACCCTGGACGACCGCGGTATCGCCCCGGCGATCGACGAGGGCTACTCCCCGCCCGAGAGGCCGCTGGCGGTGCAGCGCCGCGGTACCACGGCCGCCGAGCAGCGTGAGCGGGACCCGCTGGACGAGCGACTGCGGGCCGAGCGTCCCGACACGGAGCCGCCGCCGGGCGACGAGATCGGAGACGTACCTGACGGGGAAGGCGAGCCTGTCGACGCGGAGGCCGGTGACAGGCGTGCGGGACGGCTGACGGCTGCGGGTGGAGAGGCCGAGAGGCAGGACGACACCGTGGCCGAAGACGCCGGTATCGCCGGCGGCGCGGCATCCTCCGAAGAGGCCGCGATGCACGTCGTGGACAACCCGGGTGAGTCCGACGACGAGGGATCGCGGACCGCGTGA